From Parasteatoda tepidariorum isolate YZ-2023 chromosome 1, CAS_Ptep_4.0, whole genome shotgun sequence, one genomic window encodes:
- the LOC139426676 gene encoding protein FAM200C-like, translated as MATPHDAESQAKNLDGFEWTNMNVTATILNSNERPTQILMGLSKLHNIQIQELAPHLSKAKAPSVSGLLATSSKKCDDGLIASYDRSKIIAKSEKAHTIGAELMLPVVKEVLETVLHHSAASNVIKKIPLSNDTVQQRNDEMTEDFEVSV; from the exons atggcaACTCCCCACGATGCTGAGTCTCAGGCAAAAAATCTTGATGGCTTTGAATGGACCAACATGAATGTGACGGCTACCATCTTGAATTCAAATGAAAGACCAACACAGATCTTAATGGGACTTTCAAAGCTGCACAACATCCAAATTCAGGAATTGGCACCTCATTTAAGTAAGGCCAAG GCACCATCGGTCTCAGGGTTGCTGGCAACCTCGTCAAAAAAGTGCGATGATGGTTTGATAGCTTCTTAtgatagatcaaaaattattgctaaatcTGAGAAAGCTCATACCATCGGTGCAGAGTTGATGCTGCCAGTTGTCAAGGAagttttagaaacagttttacaCCATTCAGCCGCAtccaatgtaataaaaaagatcCCATTAAGCAACGATACAGTACAGCAACGAAATGATGAGATGACTGAAGACTTTGAAGTTTCtgtataa
- the LOC139426677 gene encoding uncharacterized protein — translation MSSSFSLEVDESTLPCNVGFTVRVTSVCKDNNILLAKIMSIATDGAPAIVGRHHGFIALLKWEVPDILVVHSVIHRYLVGNSLRDSLHQSLQYVTSVVNKFHSNNLND, via the exons atgtCCAGTAGCTTTTCCCTTGAAGTTGATGAATCAACCTTACCATGTAATGTAGGCTTTACTGTAAGGGTAACTTCGGTTTGTAAAG ATAACAACATTCTTCTTGCGAAAATTATGTCGATTGCCACTGATGGAGCTCCTGCAATAGTGGGTCGACATCATGGGTTCATCGCCCTTTTAAAATGGGAAGTACCAGATATTTTAGTAGTTCACAGCGTGATTCACAGATATTTAGTAGGAAACAGCCTCAGAGACAGTTTGCATCAATCACTGCAATATGTTACATCTGTTGTGAACAAATTTCACAGTAATAATCTCAACGATTGA